A genomic region of Aspergillus oryzae RIB40 DNA, chromosome 1 contains the following coding sequences:
- a CDS encoding uncharacterized protein (predicted protein): protein MASRQTGSESNEPQAEHKEGLDDGMLELSRALDNLYASSRSASGPHSAAAILSKKISETSPDDPDKPDGPTEKVEKKTTPPSAPSSGVLAHAAAFDGRLALVEAAMGISSSSNPFIADGSSDVPLQPVLPALDHLTSRLTTLMNILVGPAPVSAVPTIGSAPPSTTVSTPHLENLSTRVRKLTADTEALASARKRAVDAAKAAQNARIATAALEPSDMSVSSSSATEVDPAATQRDEQATKVQALYATLPTIQSLHPILPSVLERLRSLRAIHAGAAQASESLDELERRQADMAREIDQWREGLHVVEEKMNQGEAALKSNIALVEPWVRDLEARLDRLESKEA from the coding sequence ATGGCTTCCCGCCAAACTGGATCAGAGTCCAATGAACCCCAGGCAGAGCACAAGGAAGGACTGGACGACGGAATGCTCGAATTAAGTCGGGCGTTGGATAATCTCTATGCCTCCTCCCGGAGCGCATCCGGGCCGCACTCGGCAGCCGCGATACTATCCAAAAAGATCTCTGAAACTTCCCCTGATGACCCTGACAAGCCGGATGGACCGACTgagaaggtggagaagaagacgactCCCCCAAGTGCTCCATCTTCTGGTGTTCTGGCGCACGCTGCGGCCTTTGACGGCCGGCTGGCGCTCGTTGAGGCTGCGATGGgcatctccagctcctcgaaCCCCTTCATCGCCGATGGGAGCTCGGATGTACCACTCCAGCCCGTCCTACCGGCTCTAGACCACCTCACGTCCCGTCTGACTACTCTAATGAACATTCTTGTCGGCCCGGCTCCTGTCTCGGCGGTCCCAACAATAGGTTCCGCTCCACCTTCAACAACCGTGTCGACACCTCATCTCGAGAATCTGTCGACCCGCGTGAGAAAGCTAACCGCCGACACCGAAGCTCTCGCATCCGCACGCAAGCGCGCCGTCGATGCCGCTAAGGCTGCGCAAAATGCTCGCATCGCTACCGCAGCTCTCGAACCCTCCGACATGTCCGTGTCCTCCTCATCCGCCACAGAAGTCGACCCCGCAGCGACCCAACGTGATGAGCAAGCCACGAAGGTCCAAGCTCTCTACGCCACCTTACCAACCATTCAATCCCTCCACCCCATTCTCCCCAGCGTCCTGGAACGACTTCGCTCCCTCCGCGCCATCCACGCAGGCGCCGCTCAAGCCTCTGAATCCCTTGACGAGCTGGAACGACGCCAAGCCGACATGGCGCGGGAGATCGACCAATGGCGCGAGGGGCTGcatgttgttgaagaaaagatgaacCAGGGAGAGGCGGCTTTGAAGAGCAATATCGCGCTTGTTGAGCCCTGGGTGCGTGATTTGGAGGCTAGATTGGATCGATTGGAAAGTAAGGAGGCATGA
- a CDS encoding CoA-acylating methylmalonate-semialdehyde dehydrogenase (methylmalonate semialdehyde dehydrogenase), with protein sequence MTASMSSSSALARRASSVTSSSPASNVAARRLHATARQMTPATTSAATTATEYPTDHKPIANPIDTANFLDNEFVASKATTWIDLHDPATNNLVTRVPQSTDEELRAAVESAEKAFPAWRAMSVIARQQIMFKFVSLIRANWDRLAASITLEQGKTFADARGDVLRGLQVAETACGITTQLTGEVLEVAKDMETRSYREPLGVVAAICPFNFPAMIPLWCIPIATITGNCLILKPSERDPGAAMILAELAKEAGFPAGVVNIVHGSAKTVDFIIDEPAIKAISFVGSNRAGEYIYTRGSANGKRVQANLGAKNHAAVLPDCNKNHTLNAIVGAAFGAAGQRCMALSTVVMVGETEEWLPEIAERAKALNVNGGFEEGADLGPVISPESKKRIEDLIASAEKEGAKILLDGRGYKPEKYPNGNFVGPTIITNVTPEMTCYKEEIFGPVLVCLSVPTLEDAIDLINKNEYGNGAAIFTCSGSTASRFQKDIEAGQVGINVPIPVPLPMFSFTGNKKSIAGGGANTFYGKPGLQFYTQQKTVTSLWRSEDAVSTKAHVVMPTHH encoded by the exons ATGACTGCCtcgatgtcttcttcttcagctcttgctcgtcgagcttcttctgtaacttcttcctctcctgctTCCAACGTTGCTGCGCGCAGACTGCACGCCACCGCCCGCCAAATGACCCCCGCAACCACTTCCGCGGCTACAACCGCTACCGAGTACCCGACGGACCACAAGCCGATTGCTAACCCAATTGATACGGCCAACTTTCTGGACAATGAATTTGTTGCCTCTAAGGCTACAACTTGGATTGACCTCCATGACCCCGCCACCAACAATCTCGTCACTAGAGTCCCCCAAAGTACAGATGAGGAGTTGCGGGCCGCAGTCGAGTCCGCTGAGAAGGCATTCCCAGCATGGCGGGCAATGAGCGTGATTGCTAGGCAGCAGATCATGTTCAAGTTCGTCAGTCTGATCCGCGCCAACTGGGACCGTCTCGCTGCGTCTATCACTCTCGAACAGGGCAAGACTTTTGCCGATGCCAGGGGTGATGTTCTCCGTGGCTTGCAGGTTGCCGAGACCGCCTGTGGCATCACTACGCAGCTTACAGGAGAAGTGCTGGAAGTTGCTAAGGATATGGAGACTAGAAGCTACAGGGAGCCCCTGGGTGTTGTCGCGGCTATTTGCCCCTTCA ACTTCCCCGCAATGATTCCTCTTTGGTGTATTCCCATTGCTACCATCACGGGTAACTGTCTGATCCTCAAGCCATCGGAGCGCGACCCTGGCGCTGCCATGATCTTGGCGGAGCTGGCTAAGGAAGCTGGCTTCCCCGCTGGTGTCGTCAACATCGTCCATGGTTCCGCCAAGACCGTCGACTTCATCATTGATGAGCCTGCCATTAAGGCAATCAGCTTTGTCGGTAGCAACCGTGCTGGTGAGTACATCTACACTCGCGGTTCCGCCAATGGCAAGCGTGTCCAGGCCAATCTGGGAGCCAAGAACCATGCTGCTGTCCTTCCCGACTGCAACAAGAACCACACCTTGAATGCTATCGTGGGAGCAGCTTTTGGCGCTGCTGGCCAGCGCTGCATGGCTTTGAGCACTGTGGTTATGGTTGGTGAGACCGAGGAATGGCTCCCTGAGATCGCTGAGCGTGCCAAGGCATTGAATGTCAATGGCGGATTTGAAGAGGGTGCCGATCTTGGCCCTGTTATCAGCCcggagagcaagaagcgCATTGAAGATTTGATTGCTAgtgccgagaaggagggcgCAAAGATCCTTTTGGACGGAAGGGGCTACAAGCCTGAGAAGTACCCCAACGGCAACTTT GTCGGTCCCACTATCATCACGAACGTCACCCCTGAGATGACCTGTTACAAGGAAGAGATCTTCGGTCCTGTTCTGGTCTGCCTTAGCGTCCCTACTCTTGAGGATGCCATCGacctcatcaacaagaatGAATACGGCAACGGAgctgccatcttcacctGTTCCGGTTCTACTGCGTCACGTTTCCAGAAGGACATTGAGGCCGGACAAGTTGGCATCAATGTCCCCATCCCGGTCCCTCTCCCCATGTTTTCCTTCACTGGAAACAAGAAGAGTattgccggtggtggagCTAACACATTCTACGGCAAGCCTGGCTTGCAATTCTACACTCAGCAGAAGACCGTGACGAGCTTGTGGCGGAGTGAGGATGCTGTCAGCACCAAGGCGCATGTTGTGATGCCCACTCATCACTAA
- a CDS encoding uncharacterized protein (predicted protein) produces MAFNKKYAGLPDLDLAPDIYETPDLTDEASTVPSAPIPTQTMMLAPTPILTAKASMRMRRALTSSGLPLMRARSISPTVSLRNGKHIGARVADAEEMRMAWKK; encoded by the exons ATGGCTTTCAATAAGAAATATGCGGGGCTTCCGGATCTG GACCTCGCGCCCGATATCTACGAGACCCCCGATCTGACCGATGAAGCGTCCACTGTACCG TCCGCACCAATTCCAACGCAGACGATGATGCTGGCTCCAACCCCGATATTGACCGCCAAGGCATCAATGCGGATGAGGCGCGCGCTCACTTCCTCGGGGCTACCGTTGATGCGCGCGAGGTCAATTTCTCCGACAGTATCGCTACGAAACGGAAAGCATATAGGAGCAAGAGTCGCAGACGCCGAAGAGATGAGAATGGCTTGGAAGAAGTAG
- the clxA gene encoding calnexin (calnexin): MRFNAAVASALVSSATLMGYAHAEEAEKNPDATSVVEKPTFTPTTLKAPFLEQFTDDWESRWTPSHAKKDDSQTEEDWAYVGEWSVEEPTVFKGIDGDKGLVVKNPAAHHAISAKFPKKIDNKGKTLVVQYEVKPQNSLVCGGAYLKLLQENKKLHAEEFSNATPYVIMFGPDKCGATNKVHFIFRHKNPKTGEYEEKHLKAPPAARTNKVTSLYTLIVRPDQSFQILIDGEAVKNGTLLEDFNPPVNPEKEIDDPKDKKPDDWVDDVKIPDPEATKPEDWDEEAPYEIVDEEATKPEDWLEEEPTSIPDPEAEKPEDWDDEEDGDWIPPTVPNPKCNDVSGCGPWSAPMKKNPAYKGKWTAPMIDNPAYKGPWAPRKIANPAYFEDKTPSNFEPMGAIGFEIWTMQNDILFDNIYIGHSPEDAEQLRKETFDVKHPVEVAEEEASKPKKEETAPATSVSFQEDPITFVREKVDHFVGLAKQDPVNAVKQAPEVAGTLGALVLSMVLIIVGAIKASSPAPAPVKKGKETAGAAKEKVSEAVSSSADTGKGGASKRTTRSSAQ; the protein is encoded by the exons ATGCGTTTCAACGCAGCTGTTGCCTCCGCTCTGGTTTCTTCGGCCACTCTCATGGGCTATGCTCATGCtgaggaggcggagaagaaccCCGACGCTACCTCTGTCGTAGAGAAGCCAACTTTCACC CCTACCACCCTCAAAGCTCCTTTCCTCGAGCAATTCACCGATGATTGGGAATCTCGGTGGACGCCATCCCAtgcgaagaaggatgacTCCCAAACGGAAGAGGACTGGGCCTACGTCGGTGAATGGTCCGTTGAGGAACCCACTGTCTTCAAGGGTATCGACGGAGACAAGGGTCTCGTTGTAAAGAACCCTGCCGCCCACCATGCTATCTCGGCGAAATTCCCTAAGAAGATTGATAACAAGGGCAAGACCCTGGTTGTTCAGTATGAGGTCAAGCCGCAGA ACTCCCTCGTTTGCGGTGGCGCCTacctcaagctcctccaggagaacaagaagctccaCGCCGAGGAGTTCTCTAACGCCACCCCTTATGTTATCATGTTCGGCCCCGACAAGTGCGGTGCTACCAACAAG GTCCATTTCATCTTCCGCCACAAGAACCCCAAGACTGGCGAGTACGAGGAGAAGCACCTCAAGgctcctcctgctgctcgCACCAACAAGGTCACTTCCTTGTACACCTTGATTGTCCGTCCCGACCAgtctttccagatcctcaTTGATGGCGAGGCTGTCAAGAACGGCACCTTGCTTGAGGACTTCAACCCTCCTGTCAACCccgagaaggagatcgatgaCCCCAAGGATAAGAAGCCCGACGATTGGGTTGACGATGTCAAGATTCCTGACCCTGAGGCCACCAAGCCCGAGGACTGGGATGAGGAAGCCCCCTACGAGattgttgacgaggaagccaCCAAGCCCGAGGATTGGCTTGAGGAGGAGCCCACCAGCATCCCCGACcccgaggccgagaagccTGAGGACTgggacgatgaggaggatggcgatTGGATTCCCCCCACTGTTCCCAACCCTAAGTGTAATGACGTCTCTGGCTGTGGCCCCTGGAGCGctccgatgaagaagaaccctgCCTACAAGGGCAAGTGGACTGCTCCTATGATCGACAACCCCGCCTACAAGGGCCCCTGGGCTCCCCGCAAGATCGCCAACCCGGCTTACTTTGAAGATAAGACCCCCTCCAACTTTGAGCCTATGGGCGCT ATTGGCTTTGAAATCTGGACTATGCAGAACGACATCCTGTTCGACAACATCTACATTGGCCACTCCCCCGAGGATGCTGAGCAGCTCCGCAAGGAGACTTTCGATGTCAAGCACCCCGTTGAGGTtgccgaggaggaggcctccaagcccaagaaggaggagactGCCCCTGCCACCAGTGTTAGCTTCCAGGAAGACCCCATCACTTTCGTCCGTGAGAAGGTCGACCACTTTGTTGGACTTGCCAAGCAGGACCCCGTGAACGCCGTTAAGCAAGCTCCTGAGGTCGCCGGTACTTTGGGAGCCCTTGTTCTCTCGATGGTTCTCATCATCGTGGGCGCCATCAAGGCCAGCAGCCCCGCCCCTGCCCCTgtcaagaagggcaaggagacCGCAGGCgctgccaaggagaaggtcagcGAGGCTGTGAGCAGCTCTGCGGACACGGGCAAGGGCGGCGCCAGCAAGCGTACCACCCGTTCTTCTGCCCAGTAA
- a CDS encoding dolichyl-P-Man:Man(7)GlcNAc(2)-PP-dolichol alpha-1,6-mannosyltransferase (protein involved in dolichol pathway for N-glycosylation (mannosyltransferase family)), giving the protein MGKADAALILLHLYQAPYTKVEESFHVQAVHDILSYGIPTQNVAETLRAKYDHFTFPGAVPRTFVGAAVLSAFSQPFIWLNDTIDRQLLGIKAFPLCSALTNDVNSARAILGLFNALSLLSFASGLRRAFGKTTAIWYLLYQASQFHVLYYASRTLSNMFAFGLSTLALRCLLQDHSQSATSKTYRNRCRLSLCLLTIAGIIFRSELAIFLATNTIFLFLTGRIGIQREIIPAGLLGLLLGLGTTVLVDSFFWQKYPLWPELEAFIFNVIHGQSSAWGTHPWHFYFTNAIPRLLLNPLVYLVGLPFALFQPSTRSAAAYLLIPSLTFIAIYSLQPHKEWRFIIYTIPPLTAASALGASYIWTHRTKSLLYRLLSLAMILSTLASLLCSTFILLPASSANYPGAHALNSLHNHAHSTKPTISVHLGNLACQTGVTRFLEMPSPLENSTPTWTYDKTENETLKSTSSFWSQFDYLLIEPGEEEVKVRSLSGPDRWEDVDVVEGFAGLRIVRPGEEAVGPVEERVLTKFVGEDGARLWRTGREFARRAVTRGWWVEVRMDPKIKILGRVSV; this is encoded by the exons ATGGGGAAAGCTGATGCTG CGCTCATACTCCTCCACCTTTATCAAGCTCCCTACACCAAGGTAGAGGAGTCTTTCCATGTCCAAGCCGTTCATGACATTCTCTCATATGGCATCCCAACTCAAAATGTTGCCGAGACTCTACGCGCCAAATATGATCATTTCACCTTCCCCGGTGCTGTGCCCCGGACATTTGTCGGAGCTGCCGTCCTGTCTGCATTCTCGCAGCCATTCATCTGGTTGAATGACACGATTGATCGGCAACTACTCGGTATAAAAGCCTTC CCGCTTTGTAGCGCTCTAACTAACGATGTAAACTCAGCACGAGCCATTCTGGGCCTGTTCAATGCTCTGTCTTTGCTCTCCTTTGCATCCGGACTGCGACGAGCGTTCGGAAAGACTACAGCGATCTGGTACCTGCTCTACCAGGCAAGCCAATTCCATGTTCTTTACTATGCATCGCGGACACTGTCCAACATGTTCGCATTCGGGCTATCTACCCTAGCGCTGCGatgccttctccaggaccATTCCCAATCAGCAACCTCCAAGACGTATAGAAACCGGTGTCGGTTATCCCTATGTCTGCTGACCATAGCCGGTATTATCTTCCGTTCGGAACTGGCTATCTTCCTTGCTACAAAcaccatctttctttttctcacaGGACGTATCGGCATCCAACGTGAGATAATTCCAGCCGGGCTACTAGGTCTACTCCTCGGCTTAGGGACTACCGTACTTGTGGATTCATTCTTCTGGCAGAAGTACCCGCTCTGGCCAGAGCTAGAAGCATTCATATTCAACGTCATCCACGGTCAATCATCCGCCTGGGGCACACATCCATGGCACTTCTACTTCACGAACGCCATCCCTCGCCTCCTCCTAAACCCCCTAGTCTATCTAGTCGGGCTTCCATTCGCCTTATTCCAGCCATCAACCCGATCCGCAGCAGCATACCTGCTCATCCCCTCACTTACCTTCATAGCCATCTACAGCCTCCAACCCCACAAAGAATGGCGATTCATCATCTACACCATCCCCCCACTAACCGCCGCCTCCGCCCTAGGGGCATCCTACATCTGGACACACCGGACCAAATCCCTCCTCTACCGTCTTCTCTCCCTGGCCATGATCCTGTCCACCCTCGCCTCACTACTCTGCTCAactttcatcctcctccccgcTTCCTCCGCAAACTACCCAGGTGCACACGCCCTCAATTCCCTCCATAACCACGCCCACAGCACTAAACCCACCATCTCCGTCCATCTGGGAAACCTCGCGTGTCAAACAGGCGTCACCCGGTTCCTCGAAATGCCTAGTCCACTAGAAAATTCAACCCCAACTTGGACATACGACAAAACCGAGAACGAAACCCTCAAGTCCACATCTTCTTTCTGGAGCCAATTCGACTACCTCCTCATCGAACcgggggaagaagaagtgaaggTCCGATCTCTCTCGGGACCTGATCGTTGGGAAGACGTGGATGTCGTTGAGGGATTCGCGGGTCTGAGGATCGTTCGGCCTGGTGAAGAGGCTGTGGGTCCAGTTGAGGAGCGGGTTCTGACGAAGTttgttggggaagatgggGCTCGGCTTTGGAGAACTGGTCGGGAGTTTGCTCGTCGGGCTGTTACTCGGGGTTGGTGGGTTGAGGTGAGGATGGATCCAAAGATTAAGATTTTGGGACGCGTTTCTGTTtag
- the mde1 gene encoding methylthioribulose 1-phosphate dehydratase MDE1 (class II aldolase/adducin N-terminal domain protein): MAKQVENNNNDHLVQSTDPEHPSNLIPELCRKFYNWGWVTGTGGGTSIRRDDHIFIAPSGVQKELMKPENIFVLQFPTPKYPPSERKYIRKPLDLKPSACTPLFLAAFERGAGCCIHTHSQWAVLVTLLVEREKGPGGYFEISNIEQIKGIPRGKGKGMLGFFDTLRIPIIENTAFEEDLTGSLEKAMEENPDTCAVLVRRHGIYVWGDNVAKAKTQCESLDYLFQLAVEMHKLGIPWVKE; the protein is encoded by the exons ATGGCTAAGCAAGTCGagaacaataacaatgaCCATTTGGTCCAATCTACCGACCCAGAGCACCCCTCCAACTTGATTCCTGAACTCTGTCGCAAATTCTATAACTGGGGATGGGTCACTGGtactggtggtggt ACTTCCATCCGACGCGATGACCACATCTTCATTGCGCCTTCTGGTGTGCAGAAGGAATTAATGAAGCCGGAGAACATCTTCGTTCTCCAGTTCCCCACCCCCAAATATCCCCCCTCCGAGCGCAAATATATCCGCAAGCCACTCGACTTGAAGCCATCGGCTTGCACTCCTTTGTTCCTGGCGGCTTTTGAGCGTGGTGCTGGCTGCTGTATCCATACTCACTCCCAATGGGCCGTCTTGGTGACGCTTCTAGTGGAGCGAGAGAAGGGCCCCGGAGGCTACTTTGAGATCAGCAACATTGAACAGATCAAGGGTATCCCTCGCGGCAAGGGTAAGGGCATGCTAGGCTTCTTCGATACTCTGAGAATCCCAATCATTGAGAACACCGCcttcgaggaggatctcACCGGAAGCttggagaaggccatggAGGAGAACCCCGACACCTGCGCCGTTCTTGTGAGAAGACACGGAAT TTACGTCTGGGGAGATAATGttgccaaggccaagaccCAGTGTGAAAGCTTGGATTATCTGTTCCAGCTTGCTGTGGAGATGCACAAGCTGGGTATCCCATGGGTTAAGGAATAG
- a CDS encoding uncharacterized protein (predicted protein), with protein sequence MGWMKRKALNIATVTLSVHQYADEKDPKVLHVNIDQTVTGGIPGTTEHRITDWEGREHDDHVFGKVRGQSRLIRGSKGDDGKFRPNVEIATKTDDEDVKKFLKGEILADGKDTEGFVADNVGEEYGEGESLFLQSFVQNLDSTGGWTAEQIWGFEVIDGKRYYTRRVVVAKDGKYEKARFVYTFIKRRE encoded by the exons ATGGGCTGGATGAAGCGTAAGGCTCTCAACATTGCAACCGTCACCCTCAGCGTCCACCAATACGCGGACGAAAAGGACCCCAAGGTCCTGCACGTCAACATCGACCAAACAGTCACCGGAGGTATCCCCGGCACAACCGAACACCGTATTACCGACTGGGAAGGACGGGAGCACGATGACCACGTCTTCGGGAAGGTCAGAGGTCAATCCCGCTTGATCCGGGGCTCGAAGGGCGACGATGGAAAATTCCGCCCTAACGTGGAAATCGCTACCAAGaccgatgacgaggatgtgaagaagttCCTGAAGGGCGAGATTCTGGctgatggaaaggatacTGAGGGCTTCGTTGCTGACAACGTCGGTGAAGAGTATGGTGAGGGCGAGAgtctcttcctccagagCTTTGTGCAGAACCTGGACAGCACCGGCGGCTGGACTGCTGAACAA ATCTGGGGCTTCGAAGTGATCGATGGAAAGCGCTACTACACTCGCCGTGTCGTCGTTGCCAAGGACGGCAAATATGAAAAGGCCCGTTTTGTGTACACCTTCATCAAGCGCCGGGAATAG
- the creB gene encoding ubiquitin C-terminal hydrolase CreB (ubiquitin-specific protease), translating into MLQDMGAIREDGSDKFFGMENVSLAVSTVIPVIAVVNYPTRTPIESLEAALANTLRYQNFAANLEAEALAEKQKAANAQRPGAPPNQPQKPEDKDSPEYKKKMALQTLPLLETKNNATSYGMSESLFTSLKDLFESVVASQSRIGIIRPQHFLDVLRREHEMFRTAMHQDAHEFLNLLLNEVVANVEAEASKQPEPERSLPPAESADSTELSGSSGSKTPNTTRWVHELFEGTLTSETQCLTCEKVSQRDEVFLDLSVDLEQHSSVTSCLRKFSAEEMLCERNKFHCDNCGGLQEAEKRMKIKRLPRILALHLKRFKYTEDLQRLQKLFHRVVYPYHLRLFNTTDDAEDPDRLYELYAVVVHIGGGPYHGHYVAIIKTQDRGWLLFDDEMVEPVDKNYVRNFFGDRPGLACAYVLFYQETTLEAVMKEQEQENMDLNTSVADINDSTLKQNGYPLSPGLAHVHSASQIPSPSEPARFSNLQRAPTAPPLFPHPEHADSESSPADPSTTASATPPVPPIPDIHSLPLSPKKSDSHFKKERAKEEKERKANEKEKEKQRRRDQEARIREQRREDAEIRAALEASKASKAEEDRRHSPDDTKKSSHGLSRLKRGSKSFSHRLGKDKENRVSSSSHSATPIAEHPPSRNGASESQQQLPNGQSPGSHGLHTRHTGLDEERDTLKDPKHDRSGHHGKWRSFSLKKKSFSILS; encoded by the exons ATGCTCCAGGATATGGGTGCGATCCGCGAGGATGGTAGTGACAAGTTTTTTGGGATGGAGAATGTGAGTCTGGCTGTGTC TACGGTAATACCTG TTATT GCTGTCGTTAATTACCCGACCCGAACTCCTATAGAGAGTCTGGAAGCGGCGCTGGCAAATACTCTTCGCTATCAAAACTTCGCCGCCAACTTGGAAGCCGAGGCGCTGGCCGAGAAACAGAAAGCTGCCAATGCCCAGCGTCCTGGCGCGCCTCCGAATCAACCGCAAAAACCAGAGGACAAAGACTCGCCTGAATataagaagaagatggcattACAGACGCTGCCCCTCTTGGAGACTAAGAACAACGCGACCAGCTATGGAATGTCAGAGTCCCTCTTCACGTCGTTGAAAGACTTATTCGAGTCTGTTGTCGCAAGCCAGTCACGGATAGGTATAATCCGACCACAGCACTTTTTGGATGTTCTCCGACGCGAACACGAAATGTTTCGGACTGCCATGCATCAAGATGCCCATGAATTCCTAAACCTACTTCTCAACGAAGTTGTTGCGAACGTGGAGGCAGAGGCATCTAAACAACCTGAACCAGAGAGAagtcttcctccagctgaAAGCGCAGACTCGACTGAGCTATCGGGAAGTTCAGGCTCTAAAACACCCAACACTACTCGCTGGGTACATGAATTATTTGAAGGGACTTTGACCTCGGAAACACAGTGTTTAACTTGCGAGAAGGTTTCGCAACGTGACGAAGTTTTCTTGGACTTGTCGGTAGATCTTGAACAGCACTCGTCGGTTACGTCGTGTTTGAGGAAGTTCTCAGCGGAGGAGATGCTTTGCGAAAGAAACAAGTTCCACTGTGATAACTGCGGTGGTCTTCAAGAGGCGGAAAAGAGGATGAAAATCAAGCGCCTGCCTCGGATTCTGGCCCTGCACCTCAAACGATTCAAATATACCGAAGACCTGCAACGACTTCAAAAGCTGTTCCATAGGGTTGTATATCCCTATCACCTTCGCCTTTTCAATACGACAGACGATGCGGAGGACCCGGATCGTTTATACGAGCTGTATGCAGTGGTGGTGCATATCGGTGGCGGGCCATATCATGGACACTATGTCGCCATTATTAAAACACAAGATCGCGGATGGTTGCTGTTTGACGATGAGATGGTAGAGCCTGTGGACAAGAACTATGTCCGTAATTTCTTTGGTGACAGGCCAGGCCTCGCCTGCGCCTACGTCCTATTCTATCAGGAGACCACACTTGAGGCTGTTatgaaagaacaagagcaagaaaacatGGACCTAAACACGAGCGTCGCCGATATCAACGACTCAACCTTAAAACAGAATGGCTATCCTCTATCTCCAGGGTTGGCCCATGTTCACAGCGCATCTCAGATACCATCACCCAGTGAACCAGCCCGATTCAGCAATCTCCAACGGGCCCCTACTGCACCTCCTTTATTCCCTCACCCGGAACATGCAGACTCTGAAAGTTCCCCCGCAGATCCTTCGACTACTGCATCTGCCACCCCTCCTGTTCCACCAATACCGGACattcattctctccctctcagCCCCAAGAAGAGCGACTCTCATTTCAAAAAGGAACGGgccaaagaggaaaaggagcgaAAAGcaaacgagaaagaaaaagagaaacagcgCCGGAGGGATCAGGAAGCGAGAATCAGAGAACAGCGACGAGAGGATGCTGAAATCCGAGCTGCGCTCGAGGCGAGCAAGGCGtccaaggccgaggaagatcGTCGACATTCCCCCGATGACACCAAGAAGTCAAGCCATGGCTTGAGCCGTCTGAAGCGCGGTAGCAAGAGCTTCAGCCATCGGCTCggcaaagataaagagaatcGAGtttcttcatccagtcaCTCAGCAACACCTATTGCGGAACACCCACCATCAAGAAACGGGGCCTCCGAATCACAGCAACAACTACCTAACGGCCAATCTCCAGGTTCTCATGGCTTACATACTAGACATACAggactggatgaagagcgGGATACACTCAAAGATCCCAAACACGACAGAAGCGGACATcatggaaaatggaggagTTTCAGtctcaagaagaagtcaTTTAGCATTCTTTCATGA